A stretch of DNA from Sugiyamaella lignohabitans strain CBS 10342 chromosome B, complete sequence:
TGGCATTATTACGTACATCGAAAGGAGGAGCTGCCAAGTCCAACTTGAGTAGATTGGATAGCTTCGGTGTATCTAAGGGGCTCATATCTACTAGTAGTACAACTATAACCCAACAAGCTCCACTCAAGTCTGATTCAACAAGCGCTACAAAAGAGCCTCGAAAATCGACGGTAATCACCTCAGGACgaccaaagaagaaagtcaaGTGCTTTCCTGACCTAGACCTTGATATATTAAGAAACCTTGTTCCTGCTCGCAAGCCTGAATCATCATCGTTCGGGATGGTTTTTGGAGTTTCGAGGAACTCTACATATAGGGCTAATACCGTCTCGCATGCGGCATTGGCCTTGGATTCTGACCTACGTAACTCGGTTATTGAGGCGTTTAGTAGTCCTAGTCCTGACGATATAGTTTTATCAGCTCAAGAACAAGGTTTTTCAAATTTGGAGAAAAAGTTGGGAGGACTGGCTATGAATgaccaaatcaaaaaacCAGTAGCCTCACCGTTACCGAAATCCACTTCGTCAGCTCCTTTGAAGTATAACATCAGTAGTGAACTGgtacaaaccaaaaagcCATCGCTAAGTTTTGTTGTCATTGGCCATGTGGATGCTGGCAAAAGTACTTTAATGGGTAGGTTATTGTATGATGTAGGCGCTGTGGATAAGCACATCATCGATAAATATGCCAAAGAATCAGGAAATGTAGGGAAAGGATCTTTTGCGTTAGCATGGGTAATGGACCAAACGGAAGAAGAAAGGAATAGAGGGGTCACAATTGATATTGCTGTCAGTACTTTCTATTCAAATGGAATCCAGTTCACAATAGTGGATGCGCCAGGCCATCGAGACTTTGTCCCTAATATGATTGCTGGTTCGTCGCAAGCCGATGTGGCAGTTCTTGTCGTTGATTCTGCTACCAATGCTTTTGAATCCGGATTCAGCTTGGATGGACAAACAAAAGAACATGCAATACTGGTGCGAAGTTTGGGTGTGGACAGAATTTTGGTGGCGGTTAACAAGTTAGATACTGTGGATTGGTCTTTTGATAGATTCGAGGAAATACGCATTCAACTCACAGAATTTCTGACCAAGGTAGTTGGATTTCAGTTATCGAAGATTACCTTCATTCCTGTATCTGGATTAAATGGCGACAATGTcgtaaataataaatctgACGTTTCCTGGTATTCATCAAAGAAAACTATTTTGTCAGAGCTAGAATCAATCGCCATCAATGAAAAATCTTATTCTCTGAAAAAGGATCATGAAAAGGATTTTCGAATGATAATCGCAAATTTTTACGCTGTTCCACATACGTCCGATGTTGCTGTTCAAGGAAAAATTGACTCTGGTTCCGTACAAATCGGTCAATTGTTGAAGGTTATTCCGTCAGGAATGGTTACACAAGTCAGGTCGATATCCCCTATAGGGGAAGATTCCTCGACTAACAAGTCTGAATCAAAGCGGGAGTGGGCCATCGCTGGCGACAACATTCTACTGAGTGTACCGGCGACAAGTATAGATCTGGATAAAGTCAGCGTAGGTGATGTTTTGGCTAACCAAGATTCAAATATTGAATCTGTTCATAAGTTCACATCTAGGATTGTAGTATTCGACGTGGCAAGGCCCCTCCTTCCTGGCACGAAAGTGCTTCTTCACCGGGGACGTACAAACGAACCTTGTAAAATATCCAGACTAGTATCCATTTTAGATAAGTCTACAGGAACCCctatcaagaaaaagccTCGATTTCTATCCAGCGGCCAAACTGCTACCGTGGATATTGAGCTGGAAGGTGATCAAACCATCCCATTGGACACGTTTTCCAACAGTAAAGAACTTGGAAGGTTTGTTCTTCGTAAGGGTGGTTCTACCATTGCAGCAGGTGTAGTTGATTCACTAATTTCATCTAAAGAGAATACGCCATCAACAGTACCAGCGTAGAGacataattattttatatctaaatatacatatatgCAGTTCTAATCAGCTGGTGGTATTCTGCTTAAAAAGTCTCGTGTGGATTCCTGTTAACCCAGCATTGCATCGTAAAACAACAGCACGAGGCCTAGTGAAACtgaagaataaataattattttagAAGCCCGTCTGTTCCTTGATCTCGCAGAAGCTAGTTGCTCATTTGCGGCAGAGACATCGGATGATGTTTTAAATGCATCATCCATTAGACTCTGAATTTTGGTATTCTGTGACGATAAATGCGTTGCTAGCGAAGTTTGAAGTTCCGCTATTTCATACATGGATTGCTCTGCCTGTTTGACTTTATCATGTGTTACTTCTAATTCCTCGAGCAGTGAAGAATTTTCCTGTTCTAGGAGTTGAACTTGCTGTGGCGAGAGCTCTAAACTCGGCTTCGAATGCTCAGGGGTATCGTGTGCGACATTCGATATATTTGTTTCAAAGTTTTCCTTTTTGTCCCATGTATTCAAAGGATTTTGGGGAGTATGAAATGTGCTCTTGGATTTTGCTAACTGTCTCGAAAGTCGAATCTCCTGTTGTGCAGCGTGTGTATCCGACACAGTCTTCAACAAATCATTCAAATACCAAAACATTCCTGCCCTATGTAACTTGATTGTCGTATCAATCCCTTCCTTCTTTGGGTCTCGAAGAAATTTAGCAACTCTTGACGCACTGTGTGAGTTCTCtattcttctcttctccaGCTCTTCCAAGGCCCGAAGTCTCCCCATTTGTCTTTGGAGAATCAACCTCGTCTCATAATCAATTTCATCTCGCTGATTGTCCGTAAGAGATTCGTCATGACTGGATACCCGGGAATTGGACAGATAGGACGGTCTGATTTCTGCCAAGTAACTGGCCAGCTCTTTGATCTTGTCATTGATATCCAAGCATTCTGCTGTTAATCTATCCGGTTTGTGATCATTCACGGATGTGCTGTTGATTTGCGTACCCTTATTCAGAAGCTGCTCTCTTTTACTCCGGCTCAATTCCCTGAATGTATATGTTATATCAGCTCCCATTGTCGTGTGAACTGGTTGTTTAATTGTGCTATCTATGTAGCGCTATTAAGTACTTGACGCACGCATAACAAGCATGTTTTGAATTTTGATGTTAATTGGCGATCGCAATGCCACTATCATACAAAATGCTTCAGCATTCAACTTTTGCAAAGTAAAATTAGACAAAATGGCTGAAAATCCGGCTCAAGCCAATGTTAGTGCAATCTCGGCAAATCAAAACTCTCCAGATTCTGAGAACCGAAGATTTCGGCCTGAAATTAGAGAACAGAACACTGATACTGAATTGTATAATCGAGTTTATCAAGAGCATAATTCTTCAGATGTCCGTAAACATCAAGACAATGGTGAACATGATAATTCCGACTATTCTCAGTCAAGTTCAAACTCCAGTCACTACGTCAGGCGTCATGGTTATAAGGAACGGTCTAGACGAAGATTTACGAGAGGTCCAAGTCGAAGTCGGAGTCGAAGTCGGAGTCGAAGCCGTAGCCTAACAAGGAGCAGAGATGGCCATCGAACTTCTCGCTGGAAAGATGATTCGCAGGAGCGATACAGCAGAAGATCCCGGCATCGACATAGCAAACATGACAGTGAGAGCTatagtgatgatgaagatacTTACAATAGA
This window harbors:
- the HBS1 gene encoding ribosome dissociation factor GTPase HBS1 (GTPase with similarity to translation release factors; together with binding partner Dom34p, facilitates ribosomal subunit dissociation and peptidyl-tRNA release when translation is stalled, particularly in 3' UTRs; genetically implicated in mRNA no-go decay; HBS1 has a paralog, SKI7, that arose from the whole genome duplication; GO_component: GO:0005737 - cytoplasm [Evidence IEA,IEA]; GO_component: GO:0005737 - cytoplasm [Evidence IDA] [PMID 14562095]; GO_function: GO:0005525 - GTP binding [Evidence IEA,IEA]; GO_function: GO:0003924 - GTPase activity [Evidence IEA]; GO_function: GO:0003924 - GTPase activity [Evidence IDA] [PMID 20947765]; GO_function: GO:0000166 - nucleotide binding [Evidence IEA]; GO_function: GO:0043022 - ribosome binding [Evidence IDA] [PMID 21623367]; GO_function: GO:0003746 - translation elongation factor activity [Evidence IEA]; GO_process: GO:0006184 - GTP catabolic process [Evidence IEA]; GO_process: GO:0070651 - nonfunctional rRNA decay [Evidence IMP] [PMID 19481524]; GO_process: GO:0070966 - nuclear-transcribed mRNA catabolic process, no-go decay [Evidence IGI] [PMID 16554824]; GO_process: GO:0045727 - positive regulation of translation [Evidence IMP] [PMID 24424461]; GO_process: GO:0006417 - regulation of translation [Evidence IEA]; GO_process: GO:0032790 - ribosome disassembly [Evidence IDA] [PMID 20947765]; GO_process: GO:0006412 - translation [Evidence IEA]; GO_process: GO:0006414 - translational elongation [Evidence IEA]) encodes the protein MVFGVSRNSTYRANTVSHAALALDSDLRNSVIEAFSSPSPDDIVLSAQEQGFSNLEKKLGGLAMNDQIKKPVASPLPKSTSSAPLKYNISSELVQTKKPSLSFVVIGHVDAGKSTLMGRLLYDVGAVDKHIIDKYAKESGNVGKGSFALAWVMDQTEEERNRGVTIDIAVSTFYSNGIQFTIVDAPGHRDFVPNMIAGSSQADVAVLVVDSATNAFESGFSLDGQTKEHAILVRSLGVDRILVAVNKLDTVDWSFDRFEEIRIQLTEFLTKVVGFQLSKITFIPVSGLNGDNVVNNKSDVSWYSSKKTILSELESIAINEKSYSLKKDHEKDFRMIIANFYAVPHTSDVAVQGKIDSGSVQIGQLLKVIPSGMVTQVRSISPIGEDSSTNKSESKREWAIAGDNILLSVPATSIDLDKVSVGDVLANQDSNIESVHKFTSRIVVFDVARPLLPGTKVLLHRGRTNEPCKISRLVSILDKSTGTPIKKKPRFLSSGQTATVDIELEGDQTIPLDTFSNSKELGRFVLRKGGSTIAAGVVDSLISSKENTPSTVPA